The Prinia subflava isolate CZ2003 ecotype Zambia chromosome 5, Cam_Psub_1.2, whole genome shotgun sequence genome window below encodes:
- the LOC134551513 gene encoding inositol 1,4,5-trisphosphate receptor-interacting protein-like 1, producing the protein MEVRAKQLEWERIRLEREVEQLTLKQVQLLQPLAVAVLVLLVLVLWFIGWKSSLRREELEEENNGAAEEGGRNVQANEEDDVEHEGVHGAANAENNNDVANEEHEEENCVNDDAGRILLERIEWPVQDLQKGCEWTAGLMENYIAYFGEVLSNSFYPVLQPAIGVGSAFEGWSPREQDVVYQVLIPMTPPPGHSFHLELDSAEHRHVRNFRVRVQLECTCTGEQQGENLLCFLHQPEEELRSSQEPSLLDTLCTDCYLDVHKTARWFCQLVRAVWPALPHSHNWHLTLLPSRRSCQFKVSNGIESFRMEMLFGVRRDDSDIFVSSQTAEAYTPSTTWPETYAVAEAKFFNHIASQAPPDSLHLRCLQFFVHLQLGIGFSTYTMKTIVMHLLNVVPVSSWRRGDFLLRLLDIIESLHLCVEAKHLNHFIVGNRRLPEEIRLPRDVQTGQTYNLFHQLAQESAAHRQAMSEYQVLRTRFERILLGED; encoded by the coding sequence ATGGAAGTGCGTGCAAAGCAGCTGGAATGGGAGAGGATTCGGCTAGAGCGGGAGGTGGAGCAGCTCACCCTCAAGCAGGTGCAGCTCTTGCAGcccttggctgttgctgtgctcGTGCTGCTGGTCTTGGTGCTCTGGTTTATTGGGTGGAAAAGTAgcctgaggagagaggagttagaagaggaaaacaacGGTGCAGCTGAAGAGGGAGGCAGAAATGTGCAGGCAAATGAGGAAGATGATGTTGAACATGAAGGCGTCCATGGAGCTGCAAATGCGGAAAACAACAATGATGTGGCAAATGAAGAGCATGAAGAAGAAAACTGTGTAAATGATGATGCTGGAAGAATTCTATTGGAGCGCATAGAGTGGCCTGTACAGGACCTGCAGAAAGGCTGTGAGTGGACAGCTGGCCTCATGGAGAACTATATAGCTTACTTTGGAGAGGTGTTATCAAACAGTTTCTACCcagtcctgcagccagccatCGGGGTGGGCAGTGCCTTTGAAGGCTGGAGTCCCCGTGAGCAGGACGTTGTCTATCAGGTGCTCATCCCCATGACTCCTCCGCCAGGCCACAGCTTCCACCTGGAGCTGgactctgcagagcacaggcacgTGAGGAACTTCCGTGTCCGCGTGCAGCTGGAGtgcacctgcacaggagagcagcagggggagaacctgctgtgcttcctgcaccagcccgaggaggagctgaggagcagtCAGGAGCCCAGCCTCCTGGACACCCTGTGCACCGACTGCTACCTGGATGTGCACAAAACTGCCCGCTGGTTCTGCCAGCTGGTGAGAGCAGtctggccagctctgcctcactcACACAACTGGCACTTAACGCTGCTGCCCTCCAGACGCTCCTGCCAATTCAAGGTGAGCAATGGCATTGAAAGCTTCAGGATGGAGATGCTGTTTGGGGTGAGGAGAGATGACTCAGACATCTTTGTGAGCAGCCAGACTGCAGAGGCCTACACCCCAAGCACAACCTGGCCAGAGACCTATGCTGTGGCAGAGGCAAAGTTCTTCAACCACATCGCCAGCCAGGCCCCACCTGACAGTCTGCACCTCAGATGCCTCCAGTTCTTCGTCCATCTTCAGCTGGGCATTGGCTTTTCCACCTACACCATGAAGACCATTGTCATGCACCTGCTCAATGTCGTGCCCGTGTCATCGTGGCGCAGGGGAGATTTTCTGCTGCGACTGCTGGACATCATCGAGAGCCTGCACTTATGTGTGGAAGCAAAACACCTCAACCACTTCATTGTGGGGAACCGCAGGCTTCCTGAAGAGATCCGTTTACCCCGAGATGTGCAGACGGGTCAGACGTACAATCTCTTCCATCAGCTGGCACAGGAATCGGCCGCCCACAGGCAGGCCATGAGTGAGTACCAGGTGCTGCGAACGCGGTTCGAGAGAATCCTTCTCGGGGAAGACTGA
- the LOC134551512 gene encoding inositol 1,4,5-trisphosphate receptor-interacting protein-like 1: MEVRAKQLEWERIRLEREVEQLTLKQVQLLQPLAVAVLMLLVLVLWFIGWKRSLRREELEEENNGAAEEGGRNVQANEEDDVENGGVHGAANAENNNDVANEEHEEENCVNDDAGRILLERIEWPVQDLQKGCEWTAGLMENYIAYFGEVLSNSFYPALQPAIGVGSAFEGWSPREQDVVYQVLIPMTPPPGHSFHLELDSAGHRHVRNFRVRVQLECTCTGEQQGENLLCFLHQPEEELRSNQEPSLLDTLCTDCYLDVHKTARWFCQLVRAVWPALPHSHNWHLTLLPSRRSCQFKVTNGIESFRMEMLFGVRRDDSDIFVSSQTAEAYTPSTTWPETYAVAEAKFFNHIASQAPPDSLHLKCLQFFVHLQLGIGFSTYTMKTIVMHLLNGLPVSSWRRGDFLLRLLDIIESLHLCVEAKHLNHFIVGNRRLPEEIRLPRDVQTGQTYNLFHQLAQESAAHRQAMSEYQVLRTRFERILLGED, from the coding sequence ATGGAAGTGCGTGCAAAGCAGCTGGAATGGGAGAGGATTCGGCTAGAGCGGGAGGTGGAGCAGCTCACCCTGAAGCAGGTGCAGCTCTTGCAGcccttggctgttgctgtgctcATGCTGCTGGTCTTGGTGCTCTGGTTTATCGGGTGGAAAAGGAgcctgaggagagaggagttagaagaggaaaacaacGGTGCAGCTGAAGAGGGAGGCAGAAATGTGCAGGCAAATGAGGAAGATGATGTTGAAAATGGAGGCGTCCATGGAGCTGCAAATGCGGAAAACAACAATGATGTGGCAAATGAAGAGCATGAAGAAGAAAACTGTGTAAATGATGACGCTGGAAGAATTCTATTGGAGCGCATAGAGTGGCCTGTACAGGACCTGCAGAAAGGCTGTGAGTGGACAGCTGGCCTCATGGAGAACTATATAGCTTACTTTGGAGAGGTGTTATCAAACAGTTTctacccagccctgcagccagccatcGGGGTGGGCAGTGCCTTTGAAGGCTGGAGTCCCCGTGAGCAGGACGTTGTGTATCAGGTGCTCATCCCCATGACTCCTCCGCCAGGCCACAGCTTCCACCTGGAGCTGgactctgcagggcacaggcacgTGAGGAACTTCCGTGTCCGCGTGCAGCTGGAGtgcacctgcacaggagagcagcagggcgagaacctgctgtgcttcctgcaccagcccgaggaggagctgaggagcaaTCAGGAGCCCAGCCTCCTGGACACCCTGTGCACCGACTGCTACCTGGATGTGCACAAAACTGCCCGCTGGTTCTGCCAGCTGGTGAGAGCAGtctggccagctctgcctcactcACACAACTGGCACTTAACGCTGCTGCCCTCCAGACGCTCCTGCCAATTCAAGGTGACCAATGGCATTGAAAGCTTCAGGATGGAGATGCTGTTTGGGGTGAGGAGAGATGACTCAGACATCTTTGTGAGCAGCCAGACTGCAGAGGCCTACACCCCAAGCACAACCTGGCCAGAGACCTATGCTGTGGCAGAGGCAAAGTTCTTCAACCACATCGCCAGCCAGGCCCCACCTGACAGTCTGCACCTCAAATGCCTCCAGTTCTTCGTCCATCTTCAGCTGGGCATTGGCTTTTCCACCTACACCATGAAGACCATTGTCATGCACCTGCTCAATGGCCTGCCCGTGTCATCGTGGCGCAGGGGAGATTTTCTGCTGCGACTGCTGGACATCATCGAGAGCCTGCACTTATGTGTGGAAGCAAAACACCTCAACCACTTCATTGTGGGGAACCGCAGGCTTCCTGAAGAGATCCGTTTACCCCGAGATGTGCAGACGGGTCAGACGTACAATCTCTTCCATCAGCTGGCGCAGGAATCGGCCGCCCACAGGCAGGCCATGAGTGAGTACCAGGTGCTGCGAACGCGGTTCGAGAGAATCCTTCTCGGTGAAGACTGA